A section of the Gopherus evgoodei ecotype Sinaloan lineage unplaced genomic scaffold, rGopEvg1_v1.p scaffold_43_arrow_ctg1, whole genome shotgun sequence genome encodes:
- the LOC115642660 gene encoding zinc finger protein 345-like, producing the protein MVGEKEEKNFQQENVEQVDKLRAFSQRSKRNVSRSHEQGNSWESQHRPEREQGNQPGERMGKFIFCWGTQKSLKEITAQQEILMVKRKNTCCECGKGFSSISALSQHRRIHTGERPYECRECGKTFIQRSGLSEHQRIHTGERPYECRECGKTFTHRSGLSQHQRIHTGERPFECRECGKTFNHSSVLSKHQRIHTGERPYECHECGKRFTERSTLSKHQRIHTGERPYECRECGKSFTCSSDLSRHQRIHQAGEAL; encoded by the coding sequence atgGTAGGTGAGAAAGAGGAGAAGAATTTTCAGCAGGAAAATGTTGAGCAAGTGGATAAACTCAGAGCATTTTCGCAAAGATcgaaaaggaatgtgtccaggagTCATGAGCAGGGAAACTCCTGGGAGAgtcagcacagaccagaaagagagcagggaaaccagccaGGAGAGAGAATGGGTAAATTTATTTTCTGCTGGGGAACTCAGAAGAGCCTCAAGGAAATCACAGCACAGCAGGAAATCCTCATGGtaaagaggaaaaatacatgctgtgagtgtgggaaaggcTTCTCTAGCATCTCAGCCCTTTCTCaacatcggagaatccacacaggggagaggccctatgaatgccgtgagtgtgggaaaaccttcattcAGAGATCAGGcctttctgaacatcagagaatccacacaggggagaggccctatgaatgccgtgagtgtgggaaaaccttcactcacAGATCAGgcctttctcaacatcagagaatccacacaggggagaggccttttgaatgccgtgagtgtggcaAAACCTTCAATCACAGCTCAgtcctttctaaacatcagagaatccacacaggggagaggccttatgaatgccatgagtgtgggaaacgcTTCACTGAAAGATCAACCCTTTCTAAACATCagcgaatccacacaggggagaggccctatgaatgccgtgagtgtgggaaaagcttcacttgcAGCTCTGACCTTtctagacatcagagaatccaccaggcgggagaggccctatga